In Musa acuminata AAA Group cultivar baxijiao chromosome BXJ2-3, Cavendish_Baxijiao_AAA, whole genome shotgun sequence, the following proteins share a genomic window:
- the LOC135606733 gene encoding uncharacterized protein LOC135606733, protein MPLGLIVGLARAMRRKRTSSLSILSSKRGPRDYYKGKNCKPTGFHTRKGGYVVMDEKLPLYVVPDLTDFKLKPYVSQCPRDAAATSTTAESADKAK, encoded by the exons atgCCTCTGGGATTGATAGTGGGGTTGGCGAGGGCAATGCGGAGGAAGCGAACTTCATCATTGAGTATATTATCTTCAAAAAGAGGGCCCCGGGACTACTACAAGGGAAAAAATTGCAAGCCCACTGGTTTCCACACTCGTAAAG GTGGGTATGTAGTGATGGATGAGAAGTTGCCACTCTATGTTGTCCCAGATTTAACCGACTTTAAG CTCAAGCCATATGTATCACAGTGCCCCAGGGATGCAGCTGCCACCTCGACCACCGCCGAGTCTGCCGACAAGGCCAAGTAA